One Nitrospira sp. DNA window includes the following coding sequences:
- a CDS encoding putative MFS-type transporter, with product MSWTQGVTRYQWLVLFVAWLGWVFDAMDATIYAIVLHPALHDLLQTGASGGTVPSEQIGWYGGIVFSIFLIGWAVGGICFGMAADYFGRTKTLIATILIYAIFTGMAALAQEWWHLAIYRFLTALGIGGEWAAGAAIVAETWPEDKRAKAAGILQSAWAGGFFLAAAFNLLLKDYGWRTLFLVGVLPAFVALLVRWWVKEPERWVKAHDRDLRSAHVTFMHLTELFQPSLRRSTLVGSTLAFVAVFGLWGATNWAPTLVRAMPDLQGQDAATLAKKVSYAIMALNAGALFGYLGFGPLAERFGRRPIFAFMCLGSLIMLPVTYSVPHSYTDVLLLLPILGFFNNGIFSGFPIYLPELYPTRLRATGAGFCFNAGRVLASMAPFVTGWLIGLLGSFNKAAGTIAVIYLLGLLVLPFAEETKGKPLPE from the coding sequence TTGTCCTGGACGCAGGGCGTGACGAGGTATCAATGGCTGGTCCTGTTCGTGGCCTGGCTCGGCTGGGTGTTCGACGCCATGGACGCGACCATCTATGCGATTGTGCTCCATCCGGCCCTGCATGACCTCCTGCAAACCGGCGCCTCCGGCGGCACCGTTCCCTCCGAGCAGATCGGCTGGTACGGCGGCATCGTGTTTTCGATTTTTCTGATCGGATGGGCCGTCGGCGGGATTTGCTTCGGCATGGCGGCCGACTACTTCGGTCGCACCAAAACCCTGATCGCGACCATTCTGATTTACGCCATCTTCACCGGCATGGCCGCGCTGGCGCAGGAGTGGTGGCATCTCGCGATCTACCGCTTTCTCACGGCGCTGGGAATCGGCGGGGAGTGGGCCGCCGGCGCCGCGATCGTGGCCGAGACCTGGCCTGAAGACAAACGCGCCAAGGCCGCCGGCATCCTGCAGTCGGCTTGGGCCGGCGGGTTCTTTCTGGCCGCCGCCTTCAACCTGCTGCTGAAAGACTACGGCTGGCGAACCCTGTTTCTCGTGGGAGTCCTGCCGGCCTTCGTGGCCTTGCTCGTCCGTTGGTGGGTGAAGGAGCCGGAACGATGGGTCAAGGCACACGACCGTGACCTGCGCTCGGCCCATGTGACGTTCATGCACCTGACCGAGCTGTTCCAGCCGTCGTTACGCCGAAGCACCCTGGTGGGCTCGACCTTGGCCTTCGTGGCGGTGTTCGGGCTCTGGGGCGCGACCAATTGGGCCCCGACCCTGGTCCGCGCCATGCCCGATCTCCAGGGGCAGGACGCCGCCACATTGGCAAAGAAGGTGAGTTACGCCATCATGGCACTGAATGCCGGCGCCTTGTTCGGATACCTGGGCTTTGGGCCGCTGGCAGAACGGTTCGGACGCCGCCCCATATTCGCATTCATGTGTCTGGGAAGCTTGATCATGCTGCCGGTCACCTATTCGGTGCCGCACAGTTATACGGACGTGCTGCTGTTGCTGCCGATTCTCGGCTTCTTCAACAACGGCATCTTCAGCGGCTTCCCGATTTACCTTCCCGAACTCTATCCGACGCGATTGCGGGCGACCGGCGCCGGCTTCTGCTTCAACGCAGGCCGCGTGCTCGCCTCCATGGCGCCCTTCGTCACCGGCTGGCTGATCGGCCTGCTCGGCTCCTTCAACAAGGCAGCCGGCACCATTGCGGTGATTTATCTTCTTGGCCTGCTGGTACTCCCCTTCGCAGAGGAAACGAAGGGAAAACCCTTGCCCGAATGA
- a CDS encoding Allophanate hydrolase 2 subunit 1, translating to MKVTPRIVPLGEQGLTVEFDETIDLRTNELVLAFADAVERATIPGFMEVVPTYRSATIYFSPLLTDAATVTELVRRLITGAIPEPSHRPTTHRIPVFYGGDAGPDLNEVAAWAGLTPEQVITLHASVTYRCYMLGFSPGFPYLGPVPDRIATPRLPTPRKQVAEGSVGIAGMQTGIYPQASPGGWRIIGRTPVRLFSLTRPKPFLLAPGDQVQFVPIDGDEFRDLSTGRT from the coding sequence GTGAAGGTCACCCCACGCATCGTGCCGCTCGGCGAACAAGGCCTGACCGTCGAATTCGACGAGACCATCGATCTCCGTACCAACGAGCTGGTCTTGGCCTTTGCCGACGCGGTGGAACGGGCGACCATTCCCGGCTTCATGGAGGTGGTGCCGACCTACCGCTCCGCCACCATCTATTTCAGCCCGCTCCTCACCGATGCAGCGACGGTCACAGAACTTGTGCGCAGGCTGATCACGGGGGCGATTCCTGAACCATCCCACCGGCCCACCACCCACCGGATTCCCGTTTTCTACGGAGGCGACGCAGGACCGGACCTGAACGAGGTCGCAGCGTGGGCCGGACTCACCCCCGAGCAAGTCATCACGTTGCATGCCTCCGTCACCTATCGTTGCTACATGTTGGGCTTCAGTCCGGGATTTCCCTATCTCGGCCCGGTACCGGACCGCATCGCCACTCCGCGTTTGCCGACACCGCGCAAACAGGTGGCTGAAGGATCGGTGGGCATCGCGGGCATGCAAACCGGCATTTATCCGCAGGCCAGTCCCGGAGGATGGCGCATCATCGGGCGTACACCGGTCAGGCTGTTCAGCCTCACCAGGCCCAAGCCTTTTCTCCTCGCCCCCGGCGATCAGGTGCAATTTGTGCCGATCGACGGGGATGAATTCCGAGACCTTTCCACCGGCAGAACATGA
- a CDS encoding Chaperone protein DnaJ codes for MPRLDYYRVLGVSRDVSDDDIKKAYRKLVFQHHPDRNPDNAKAEEKIREINSAYEVLGDPESRRTYDRLHWGEEPRAETVDPSFILDEMEKKLFDEGRKEVFALLMKMLPRVKAELAVIRERTVAQQGYDSFKVPIVERRAAEVMDEFVTPEMEQRKQRLLEVAVQMMLSQSVVARGDEGGIRALRGRLEEMFRKGRVKGFEAALELLYERR; via the coding sequence ATGCCTCGGTTGGATTATTATCGTGTCCTCGGCGTCTCGCGGGACGTTTCCGACGACGACATCAAGAAAGCCTACCGGAAGCTCGTCTTCCAGCACCATCCCGACCGCAATCCCGACAATGCCAAGGCGGAAGAAAAGATCCGCGAAATCAATTCTGCCTATGAAGTCTTGGGCGATCCCGAGAGCCGGCGCACCTATGATCGGTTGCATTGGGGCGAAGAGCCGAGGGCCGAGACGGTGGATCCGTCCTTCATCCTCGACGAGATGGAAAAAAAGCTCTTCGACGAAGGACGGAAGGAAGTCTTCGCCTTGCTCATGAAGATGCTGCCGCGGGTGAAGGCGGAACTTGCCGTGATTCGGGAACGGACGGTCGCGCAGCAGGGGTACGATTCGTTCAAGGTTCCGATCGTAGAGAGGCGCGCGGCGGAAGTCATGGACGAGTTCGTCACGCCCGAAATGGAACAGCGGAAGCAGCGCCTGCTCGAAGTGGCGGTCCAGATGATGCTGTCGCAGAGCGTCGTGGCGCGAGGGGATGAAGGCGGCATTCGCGCGTTGCGGGGACGGCTGGAGGAGATGTTTCGCAAGGGCCGGGTCAAGGGCTTCGAAGCGGCGCTGGAGTTGCTTTACGAACGACGATAA
- a CDS encoding Allophanate hydrolase 2 subunit 2 — MSLNQPIIHVLRPGLFTTIQDLGRYGYRRFGVSVSGAMDRWALVVGNRLLGNPDEAAGLEITIQGPELLFEQALAVAITGADLSPTGNGRPLPPWTVVAMPAGSRLQFGLRRQGARAYVAVAGGIDGPLILGSRSTHVRSGMGGLAGRALKKWDRLVAGPGRTIETQYVGHALPELHRPRYSPSPTLRVVPGPQADRFAEDALQVLCRSPYLLTAESDRMGYRLSGLELEHRTSPDIISDAVTFGAIQVPADRQPILLMADCHTTGGYAKLAAMIVVDRSPAAQLAPGDRLLFTVVTPDKAVDLLRSAHAELDRLLPPHNAPDSRSFF, encoded by the coding sequence ATGTCTCTTAACCAGCCGATCATCCACGTGTTGCGCCCCGGTCTGTTCACCACCATCCAGGATCTGGGGCGGTACGGCTATCGACGATTCGGCGTCTCGGTGAGCGGCGCGATGGATCGCTGGGCCCTCGTAGTGGGGAACCGGCTGCTCGGCAACCCCGACGAGGCCGCCGGGTTGGAAATCACGATCCAAGGACCTGAACTGCTGTTCGAACAGGCGCTAGCCGTGGCCATCACCGGCGCAGACCTCTCGCCGACCGGCAACGGCCGCCCGCTCCCTCCGTGGACCGTGGTCGCGATGCCGGCCGGTAGTCGATTGCAGTTCGGCCTGCGACGACAAGGCGCCCGCGCCTATGTCGCCGTGGCCGGTGGAATCGACGGCCCGCTGATTCTCGGCAGCCGGTCGACCCATGTCCGCAGTGGAATGGGAGGTCTCGCAGGCCGGGCGCTCAAGAAGTGGGATCGGCTGGTGGCGGGACCGGGACGAACGATTGAGACACAATACGTAGGCCATGCGCTTCCCGAGTTGCATCGACCGCGCTATTCCCCCTCACCGACCCTGCGGGTCGTGCCGGGGCCGCAAGCCGATCGTTTCGCCGAAGACGCGCTGCAGGTGCTCTGCCGGAGTCCCTATCTCCTGACGGCAGAATCCGACCGGATGGGTTATCGTTTGAGCGGGTTGGAGCTGGAACACCGGACCTCCCCCGATATCATCTCCGATGCCGTCACCTTCGGCGCAATCCAAGTGCCGGCTGATCGACAACCGATCCTGCTCATGGCGGACTGCCACACGACCGGCGGCTATGCGAAACTCGCCGCGATGATCGTAGTCGATCGTTCGCCCGCTGCACAGTTGGCGCCGGGAGACAGGCTCTTGTTCACCGTCGTCACCCCTGACAAGGCCGTCGATCTGCTTCGGTCGGCCCATGCTGAACTGGACCGTCTGTTGCCGCCGCACAACGCTCCGGACTCCCGTTCGTTTTTCTAG
- a CDS encoding tRNA nucleotidyltransferase, A-adding yields MDLITTHLNADFDGLASMVAARKLYPGAVLVFPGGVQKAVRNFLADHDVDISRVKDVALERVRRLILVDVQEPERLGPLKTLSSRSDVEVHIYDHHEVDGSAGEQAPFPWPLVTQRDVQPVGATTTLLVERLKERQVSLTPSEATILALGLYEETGSLAYTSTTPRDLEAAAFVLRAGADLNLVAETLRHPLDPDLIALLNDLLQSGEIYYLEGRKILVATSTYDRYTGDLAEAVQRLADLQGLDAVIVAISLEEKVQIIGRSRRPEVDVAWIAREFGGGGHAVAAAASVKGKTLVEVQEQLKSLLTQRYRPILLARDVMTKPVKSIRSDATVAEAERTMTRYGVNVLPVLDKKERYIGLISREIVQKALFHHLEDQRIEDLARTDQYNAQPDTPFHDIEARMIELNQRFVPVLSGSKIVGVITRTDLLRTLHDDVLAAARGKPKSLMGLESMGGVRRRDVGGLLRDRIPHPLQHLLRAAGELAERLGYSAYVVGGFVRDLLLGLDNLDIDLVVEGDGIAFARALAKDKGGRVKVHERFGTAVILFPDGFKLDVATARTEYYEYPTALPTVEQSSIKKDLYRRDFTINTLAVRLNPRTFGQLIDFYGGQRDLKERIIRVLHSLSFVEDPTRVFRAIRFELRFGFRLSKETLALIKGAVKMELFHRLSGQRLLDELRLLFSERTPRNAVRRLADLDLLRFIHPTLDWSSRLDRRLIEVEEALDWYRFSCLDRTIDRWLVYAMALVEVLPDQAVHEVLERFPFTEEERVAITAARFLTLQVCRQLNRRAPLRPSETVRLLTGLSDETLVFLLAKNKSESAKRQLSTYLTTYRSVKPSLTGKELKALGVTPGPLYRTILARLTEARLDGEVKSDAEERDLAERLVEERGVG; encoded by the coding sequence ATGGACCTGATCACGACCCATCTGAACGCGGACTTTGACGGGTTGGCCTCGATGGTCGCCGCACGGAAGCTCTATCCCGGAGCGGTACTCGTCTTCCCGGGCGGGGTGCAGAAAGCGGTGCGAAATTTTCTTGCCGACCATGATGTGGACATCAGCCGGGTCAAGGATGTGGCGCTGGAACGGGTGCGACGGCTGATTCTGGTGGATGTCCAGGAGCCGGAGCGGCTTGGACCGTTGAAGACGCTCAGTTCTCGATCGGACGTGGAGGTCCATATCTACGACCACCATGAAGTCGATGGCTCGGCAGGAGAACAGGCGCCGTTCCCATGGCCGTTAGTGACCCAACGGGATGTACAGCCGGTCGGCGCCACGACCACGTTGCTCGTCGAGCGATTGAAGGAGCGGCAAGTCTCGCTCACGCCCTCCGAAGCGACCATCCTGGCGCTCGGTCTCTATGAGGAAACAGGATCGCTGGCCTACACCTCCACGACCCCGCGCGATCTGGAAGCGGCGGCCTTCGTGCTGCGGGCCGGCGCCGATTTGAACCTCGTCGCGGAAACTCTCCGCCATCCGCTGGATCCCGATTTGATCGCGCTGCTGAACGACCTGTTGCAGTCCGGAGAAATCTATTACCTGGAAGGCCGCAAGATCCTGGTTGCGACGAGCACCTATGACCGCTATACGGGCGATCTTGCCGAGGCGGTTCAGCGGTTGGCGGACTTGCAGGGACTCGACGCCGTGATCGTGGCCATTTCGCTTGAGGAGAAGGTTCAGATCATCGGCCGGAGCCGGCGGCCTGAAGTCGACGTGGCCTGGATCGCGCGCGAGTTCGGCGGAGGCGGGCACGCCGTCGCGGCGGCCGCCAGCGTGAAGGGCAAAACGTTGGTGGAAGTCCAGGAGCAACTCAAGAGTCTGCTGACGCAGCGCTATCGCCCTATCCTGTTGGCCAGGGATGTGATGACGAAACCGGTGAAGTCGATCAGGAGCGATGCCACGGTGGCCGAGGCGGAACGGACGATGACGAGGTATGGTGTCAACGTCCTGCCGGTCTTGGACAAGAAGGAGCGATATATCGGGCTCATTTCACGCGAGATCGTCCAGAAAGCTCTGTTTCATCACCTGGAGGATCAACGGATCGAGGACCTTGCCAGGACCGATCAGTACAACGCGCAGCCGGACACGCCCTTTCATGACATCGAGGCGCGGATGATCGAACTGAATCAGCGGTTCGTGCCGGTGTTGTCCGGTTCAAAAATCGTGGGGGTCATCACGCGGACCGATTTGCTTCGCACATTGCACGATGATGTGTTGGCGGCTGCCAGGGGCAAACCAAAATCGTTGATGGGGCTTGAATCCATGGGCGGCGTGCGACGGCGGGATGTCGGCGGCCTGTTGCGTGACCGGATCCCCCATCCCCTGCAGCATCTGCTGCGGGCGGCCGGCGAATTGGCGGAACGGCTCGGGTATTCGGCCTATGTCGTCGGCGGATTTGTCCGCGACCTGTTGCTCGGCCTCGACAACCTCGACATCGACCTCGTGGTGGAAGGCGACGGAATTGCGTTCGCGCGCGCCCTGGCCAAGGACAAGGGCGGCCGCGTCAAGGTGCACGAGCGATTCGGAACGGCCGTGATCCTCTTTCCCGATGGGTTCAAGCTGGATGTGGCGACGGCCCGCACGGAGTATTACGAATACCCGACCGCCCTGCCGACGGTCGAGCAGAGTTCCATCAAGAAGGACCTCTACCGGCGGGACTTCACCATCAACACGTTGGCGGTTCGGCTCAATCCCCGCACCTTCGGTCAACTCATCGACTTCTACGGCGGGCAGCGTGATCTCAAGGAACGGATCATCCGGGTGCTTCACAGTTTGAGCTTCGTGGAGGATCCGACCAGGGTCTTTCGCGCGATTCGTTTTGAATTACGCTTCGGATTTCGTTTGAGCAAGGAAACGTTGGCGCTCATCAAGGGCGCAGTGAAGATGGAGTTGTTCCATCGGCTGTCCGGCCAACGGTTGCTGGATGAACTGCGGCTCTTGTTTTCCGAGCGGACGCCGCGGAATGCCGTCCGCCGGCTGGCGGACCTCGACCTCCTACGGTTCATCCATCCGACGCTCGACTGGTCGAGCCGCTTGGACCGGCGGCTGATCGAGGTGGAAGAGGCGTTGGACTGGTACCGATTTTCCTGTCTCGATCGGACGATCGACCGGTGGCTGGTCTATGCAATGGCGCTCGTCGAGGTCTTGCCGGATCAGGCGGTCCACGAGGTGCTCGAGCGATTTCCCTTTACGGAAGAGGAGCGAGTCGCGATCACGGCGGCCCGCTTCCTCACCCTGCAGGTGTGCCGGCAATTGAACCGCCGTGCGCCCCTCCGACCGTCGGAAACGGTTCGGCTGCTGACCGGCCTCTCGGATGAGACCCTGGTGTTTTTGCTGGCGAAGAATAAATCGGAATCGGCGAAGCGGCAGCTGTCCACCTACCTCACCACGTACCGCAGCGTGAAACCCTCCTTGACCGGGAAGGAGTTGAAGGCGTTGGGCGTCACCCCCGGCCCCCTCTATAGGACGATCCTGGCCCGTTTGACTGAGGCGCGGCTGGATGGTGAAGTGAAGAGTGATGCGGAGGAACGGGATCTGGCCGAGCGCTTGGTCGAGGAGCGCGGTGTGGGCTAG
- a CDS encoding Lactam utilization protein LamB, with amino-acid sequence MNDRRSIDLNCDLGEGATPEQLDLEARLMAYVTSVNIACGVHAGDAALMRRTVQLARQRGLAIGAHPGLPDRETRGRREQPLSHSFVLELILSQVGALMAICREEGVRLSHVKPHGALYNVAARDRTIAEAVAAGTAQNDGRLILVGSAGSELLAAGLAWGLAVASEGFADRTYDPAGRLVPRDHEGAVIHDESTVMARARSLIRNDMIQAVDGSPLRRRIDTLCLHGDTPGALQLAQALRRMLDEEGILVRRLDHVS; translated from the coding sequence ATGAACGATCGACGTTCCATCGACCTCAACTGTGATCTCGGAGAAGGCGCGACGCCGGAGCAGCTGGACCTTGAGGCACGCCTCATGGCCTACGTCACCTCCGTGAATATCGCCTGCGGCGTCCATGCAGGAGACGCCGCGCTGATGCGCCGGACCGTACAACTGGCACGACAGCGAGGTCTCGCGATCGGCGCACACCCGGGGCTGCCGGATCGAGAAACGCGGGGCCGCCGCGAGCAGCCGTTGTCCCATTCGTTCGTGCTGGAGTTGATCCTGTCACAAGTCGGCGCCTTGATGGCGATCTGCCGGGAGGAAGGCGTCCGGCTCTCCCACGTCAAACCACACGGGGCACTCTACAATGTAGCAGCGCGCGACCGCACCATCGCCGAGGCCGTGGCGGCGGGAACGGCTCAGAACGATGGAAGGTTGATCCTGGTCGGTTCGGCCGGGTCGGAACTCCTCGCCGCCGGACTAGCGTGGGGCCTGGCGGTCGCTTCCGAAGGGTTTGCCGATCGAACCTACGACCCGGCCGGCCGCCTGGTCCCACGTGATCACGAGGGTGCCGTGATCCACGATGAATCGACGGTCATGGCACGCGCACGCTCATTGATCCGGAACGACATGATCCAGGCCGTCGACGGTTCTCCGCTGCGCCGGCGCATCGACACCCTCTGCCTGCACGGCGACACTCCCGGCGCCCTGCAGCTCGCTCAAGCCCTGCGGAGGATGCTCGACGAGGAAGGAATCCTCGTTCGACGATTGGACCATGTCTCTTAA
- a CDS encoding putative amidohydrolase translates to MTVVIRRIRILDGLGHRLELGTLVIEGGRILAVGPDRDIRAPKGARRIDGRGLTVLPGLIDCHVHLCLGAEADVVAATEREPSPVTLLKAAEAARRTLKAGFTTVRDVGFRDHAVFALKQAIESGMTPGPRILAAGLAICMPGGHARFIGREASGVQAVQAAVQDQLAAGAEVIKLIASGGVLTPGTSPDEAQMTVEELTAAVQVAVAHGRHVAAHAHGATGMKNALRAGVHSIEHATLMDEEAAELMTQRSVFMVPTLSALATTAACPAGCGIPESARTKARNMVKQHEKSFRAAVRRGIPIALGTDAGTPFNHHGENAQELERMVALGMAPMEAIMTSTSAAARLLKLDHEIGTIAAGKQADLLFVEGNPLRNIGVLLKQDRIAGVMQRGRFVAGALMER, encoded by the coding sequence ATGACCGTCGTTATCCGCCGGATTCGAATCCTGGACGGCCTCGGCCACCGTCTTGAACTCGGCACCCTCGTCATCGAAGGCGGCCGTATCCTGGCGGTCGGGCCGGACCGGGACATTCGTGCTCCGAAAGGAGCCAGACGGATCGACGGCCGGGGCCTGACGGTCCTCCCCGGCCTCATCGATTGTCACGTCCACTTGTGTTTAGGGGCGGAAGCGGATGTCGTCGCAGCGACGGAGCGAGAACCCTCGCCGGTCACGTTGCTGAAAGCAGCCGAAGCGGCGCGCCGCACCCTCAAGGCCGGATTTACGACCGTGCGGGACGTGGGATTTCGGGACCATGCCGTCTTTGCGCTGAAACAGGCCATCGAGTCCGGTATGACCCCCGGCCCCCGCATCTTGGCGGCAGGCTTGGCCATCTGCATGCCGGGCGGCCATGCCCGCTTCATCGGGCGTGAGGCCTCCGGCGTCCAGGCTGTTCAGGCGGCAGTACAGGATCAACTGGCCGCGGGCGCCGAGGTCATCAAGCTCATCGCCTCCGGCGGCGTGCTCACTCCCGGCACCTCTCCGGACGAGGCCCAGATGACGGTCGAAGAATTGACGGCGGCTGTCCAAGTCGCCGTCGCCCATGGACGGCATGTAGCGGCCCATGCTCACGGAGCGACTGGCATGAAAAACGCCCTCCGCGCCGGCGTCCATTCCATCGAACATGCGACCCTCATGGACGAGGAGGCGGCAGAGTTGATGACGCAACGCAGCGTCTTCATGGTGCCGACCCTCTCCGCCCTCGCCACAACCGCCGCCTGCCCGGCCGGCTGCGGTATTCCCGAGAGCGCCCGCACCAAAGCCAGAAACATGGTGAAACAGCACGAAAAAAGTTTCCGCGCGGCAGTTCGACGTGGGATCCCGATCGCCCTCGGCACGGATGCGGGGACTCCGTTCAACCACCACGGAGAAAATGCCCAAGAGCTGGAACGGATGGTCGCCCTCGGGATGGCTCCGATGGAGGCGATCATGACGAGTACCTCCGCCGCCGCGCGGTTGTTGAAACTCGACCACGAGATCGGAACCATTGCCGCAGGGAAACAGGCCGATTTGCTGTTCGTGGAAGGGAACCCGCTCAGGAATATCGGGGTGCTGCTGAAACAGGATCGCATCGCGGGGGTGATGCAACGCGGGCGGTTCGTGGCGGGAGCGCTGATGGAAAGGTGA